Proteins from one Micromonospora sp. M71_S20 genomic window:
- a CDS encoding sugar ABC transporter substrate-binding protein: MNRWKRLAPVTAVVASAAMVLAGCGGSDDDKAADNSKLTVWMMGEGSEAQTKFLDGVETEFRQKHPDTDVVVQYIPWLEAPKKFQAALAGGEGPDVTELGNTETQGWAAQEALADVTDRMNGWTEGKDILPDLVKNAQLDGKQYGVPWYAGVRGMYYRTDWFAEAGVKPPTNWDELVSAAKTVQAKKPGTYGIALPGNSELPFYSFLWGAGAEIATQQGDSWKSGYNTPEAQKAVKFWTDMVTVHKVAPPAAAGWNEIDARTQFATGKAAMAFGGSWQQGAIKKDNPEIEKVWGTFPIPGPDGKAAPGFAGGSDVAIWKDSERQDLAWDYLTVLLNKKNDQAFADSLGFFPVYKDLVGGDKYANDKIMSAFATTMQNTKLTPLTPKWVEVSRTKTVTQAMNSSVMKGQKTVEKATADAAAEMESILNAK, translated from the coding sequence AAGCGGCTGGCCCCGGTCACCGCCGTCGTGGCCTCGGCCGCGATGGTCCTGGCCGGTTGCGGTGGCTCCGATGACGACAAGGCCGCCGACAACAGCAAGCTGACGGTCTGGATGATGGGCGAGGGCAGCGAGGCGCAGACCAAGTTCCTCGACGGCGTCGAGACCGAGTTCCGGCAGAAGCACCCGGACACGGACGTGGTGGTCCAGTACATCCCCTGGCTCGAGGCGCCGAAGAAGTTCCAGGCCGCGCTCGCCGGCGGCGAGGGGCCGGACGTCACCGAGCTGGGCAACACCGAGACCCAGGGCTGGGCGGCGCAGGAGGCGCTGGCCGACGTGACCGACCGGATGAACGGCTGGACCGAGGGCAAGGACATCCTCCCCGACCTGGTCAAGAACGCCCAGCTCGACGGCAAGCAGTACGGCGTCCCGTGGTACGCCGGCGTCCGGGGGATGTACTACCGCACCGACTGGTTCGCCGAGGCGGGCGTGAAGCCGCCGACCAACTGGGACGAACTGGTCTCCGCCGCCAAGACCGTGCAGGCCAAGAAGCCGGGCACGTACGGCATCGCGCTGCCGGGCAACTCCGAGCTGCCCTTCTACTCGTTCCTGTGGGGCGCCGGCGCGGAGATCGCGACGCAGCAGGGTGACTCCTGGAAGTCCGGCTACAACACGCCCGAGGCGCAGAAGGCCGTCAAGTTCTGGACCGACATGGTGACCGTGCACAAGGTGGCCCCGCCGGCCGCCGCGGGTTGGAACGAGATCGACGCCCGGACCCAGTTCGCCACCGGCAAGGCGGCGATGGCCTTCGGCGGCAGCTGGCAGCAGGGCGCCATCAAGAAGGACAACCCGGAGATCGAGAAGGTCTGGGGCACGTTCCCGATCCCCGGCCCCGACGGCAAGGCGGCGCCCGGCTTCGCCGGCGGCTCCGACGTCGCGATCTGGAAGGACAGCGAGCGGCAGGACCTCGCCTGGGACTACCTGACCGTGCTGCTGAACAAGAAGAACGACCAGGCCTTCGCCGACAGCCTCGGCTTCTTCCCGGTCTACAAGGACCTGGTTGGCGGCGACAAGTACGCCAACGACAAGATCATGTCGGCGTTCGCCACCACGATGCAGAACACCAAGCTCACGCCGCTCACCCCGAAGTGGGTGGAGGTCAGCCGGACCAAGACGGTGACCCAGGCGATGAACAGCTCGGTCATGAAGGGTCAGAAGACGGTCGAGAAGGCTACCGCCGACGCGGCCGCGGAGATGGAAAGCATCCTCAACGCCAAGTGA